In the genome of Thermoproteus tenax Kra 1, the window TGGCGCATAGGCGCTGTCCACACTACTATTTTCTCTGGATTCTCCGCCGAGGCTCTCGCCGATAGATTGGCCGACTATAAGCCCAGGGCCGTGATAACTGTGGACGGCTTCTGGAGGAGGGGCAAGGTGGTGAGGCTGAAGGAGATTGTGGACAAGGCGCTGGAGAAGGCGCCGGGCGCCGAAGCGGTCTTCGTAGTGAGGAGGTTGGGCCTAAACGACGTGCCTATGACTGAGGGCAGAGACTGGTTCTGGGAGAAGGCCTTGGCCGGCGTAAAACAGAACGCGTATGTGGAGCCCATACCTGTCAAGAGCGAGGAGATATCCCACATTCTCTACACCTCGGGCACCACCGGGAAGCCCAAGGGCATAATGCACGATACAGGGGGATTCGCCGTCTCAATATACGCCGATATGAAGCATATATTCGACGTGAAAGACGACGAGGTCTACTGGTGCACCGGCGACATAGGCTGGGGCACCGGCGCCTGGTATGTGGCCTTCGGCCCCTTCGTCATGGGTCTCACTCAAGTTATGTACGAGGGCGCGCCCGACTTCCCTCAGCCCGACCGCTGGTGGGCGATCATAGAGAGATACGGCGTGAACGTGTTCTTCTCCTCGCCGACGGCCATCCGCATGTTCATGCGCTACGGCGAGGAGTGGCCGAGGAAGCACGATCTGTCTACCCTCAGGGCCATATTCACTGTAGGAGAGCCGCAGAATCCCGAGGCCTTCTGGTGGATGTACAAGGTGTTGGGCAACGAGAGGATCTTTGTGGGATCCACCTGGGGTATGACGGAGACTGGCGCCGTGCCTCTCGATATAGCGCCTGCCCTCTTCCTCCTCCCCATGAAGCCTGGAGCGAACGGCCCGCCCAGGCTCGGCTACGACATAGACGTCGTCGACGAGAGCGGCAAGCCGGCGCCGCCGGGCGTCAGAGGCTACCTCGTGATCAAGAGGCCGTGGCCGGGCATGCTCCACGGCATATGGGGCGACCCGGAGCGCTACATCAAGACGTACTGGTCGAGGTTCCCCGGCATGTTCTACGCCGGCGACTACGCCATAAGGGACCAGGACGGCTACATATGGGTGTTGGGCAGAGCCGACGAGGTGATAAAGGTCGCGGGCCACCGCCTCGGCACCTACGAGCTGGAGTCGGCGTTTATATCCCACCCGGCCGTCGCCGAGGCCGCAGTGATAGGAGTGCCCGACCCGATAAAGGGCGAGGTGCCCATAGCGTTCGTTATACCAAAAGCCGGCGTCAACGCCGACGAGAGACTGGCAACGGAGCTACGCCAGCACATAAGGAACACCGTGGGACCAATAGCGGAGCCTGCGCAGATATTCTTCGTGACGAAGCTCCCCAAGACGCGCTCGGGCAAGATAATGCGCAGAGTGCTCAAGGCGGTCGTCACGGGAGGACAGATCGGCGACGTCACCACGTTGGAGGACGAGACCTCTGTGGAAGAGGTGAAGAGGGTCTACGAGGAAGTGAAAAAAGAAATAACCGGCCAGTAACAACCCTTAATGCCTTTTGAGGCCAAGTTCTACATCTATTGGTCTCAGACAGACGCGGCTGGGATAGCCCACTTCTCGGAGTTCTTCAGCCTGGTGGAGCACGCCGAGGAGGAGCTCTACAGAGCCAAGGGCGTCTTGGACGCCCACGGCCGGATGCCGAGGGTGGAGGCCTACGCAGTGTTTAAATCGCCGTTGAGGAGGGGGGATCTTGCGAGGGTCGTGTTGAGGCCTCTGGAGGTTAAAGAAAAGGCCGTCAAATACGGCTTTGAGATATACAACGAGACGACCGGCGCCCTATCGGCGACTGGCCACATAGTGGCTGTGTGCGTTGAGAACGAGGGAGGAAGGCTCAAGTCAACTAGGTGCCCCCAAGAGCTGTTGGATGCATGGCGAAGCGTAGAGTAATTGAGCTCGCCGTCCTTTACCCCGGCCCTTTGGCGGGCCGTCTTCTGTCCGGCTGGGGCTTCGAGGTAGTCAAAGTGGAGCCTCCAGGGGGAGACCCCCTCCGCTCCTACATACCCTCCCTCTTCAACGTCTTAAACGCAGGCAAATACAGCGTGGTCTTGGACCTGAGGAAGGCCGAGGATAGATCCCGCCTCTACAAGCTGGTGGAGGACGCCGACGTGGTTCTGACGAGCTTCCGGCCCAACGCCGCCGAGAGGCTCGGCGTCTCCTATAGGGCCTTGAGCTCGGTGAACCGCCGCCTAGT includes:
- the acs gene encoding acetate--CoA ligase, translated to METLDVKLPFNTYVINERYKTSPDAIKSYWDLHRRSIENFEEFWASIARELEWFKPWDKVLDASNPPFYRWFVGGELNLSYLALDRHVKTWRKNKLALIWEGEPVDQSGYPVDRRKLTYYDMWREVNRVACMLHCNFGIGRGDRVALYMPMIPEALIAILAIWRIGAVHTTIFSGFSAEALADRLADYKPRAVITVDGFWRRGKVVRLKEIVDKALEKAPGAEAVFVVRRLGLNDVPMTEGRDWFWEKALAGVKQNAYVEPIPVKSEEISHILYTSGTTGKPKGIMHDTGGFAVSIYADMKHIFDVKDDEVYWCTGDIGWGTGAWYVAFGPFVMGLTQVMYEGAPDFPQPDRWWAIIERYGVNVFFSSPTAIRMFMRYGEEWPRKHDLSTLRAIFTVGEPQNPEAFWWMYKVLGNERIFVGSTWGMTETGAVPLDIAPALFLLPMKPGANGPPRLGYDIDVVDESGKPAPPGVRGYLVIKRPWPGMLHGIWGDPERYIKTYWSRFPGMFYAGDYAIRDQDGYIWVLGRADEVIKVAGHRLGTYELESAFISHPAVAEAAVIGVPDPIKGEVPIAFVIPKAGVNADERLATELRQHIRNTVGPIAEPAQIFFVTKLPKTRSGKIMRRVLKAVVTGGQIGDVTTLEDETSVEEVKRVYEEVKKEITGQ
- a CDS encoding acyl-CoA thioesterase, with the protein product MPFEAKFYIYWSQTDAAGIAHFSEFFSLVEHAEEELYRAKGVLDAHGRMPRVEAYAVFKSPLRRGDLARVVLRPLEVKEKAVKYGFEIYNETTGALSATGHIVAVCVENEGGRLKSTRCPQELLDAWRSVE